A genomic region of Bdellovibrionales bacterium contains the following coding sequences:
- a CDS encoding helix-turn-helix transcriptional regulator, with protein sequence MKAKKMTFKKLSHASGVPISTIKTWSAGVEPKSLSHARKVARALDVSVEYLVFGESSSQSSDIGNLLTTQLFSGWCKVTIEMPVTSPILRKKE encoded by the coding sequence ATGAAAGCCAAGAAAATGACTTTCAAGAAATTAAGTCATGCTTCGGGCGTACCTATTTCAACGATAAAAACTTGGAGTGCTGGCGTAGAACCAAAGTCCCTATCCCATGCCCGTAAAGTTGCCCGAGCCCTAGACGTTTCGGTCGAGTATCTTGTGTTTGGCGAATCCTCAAGCCAGAGTTCAGACATAGGTAACCTATTAACAACGCAACTATTTAGTGGATGGTGCAAGGTAACTATTGAGATGCCTGTGACTTCGCCGATCCTGAGGAAGAAGGAGTAG